From the Streptomyces sp. Tu 2975 genome, one window contains:
- the pstB gene encoding phosphate ABC transporter ATP-binding protein PstB, protein MAKRIDVSGLTAYYGSHKAIDDISMTVEPRSVTAFIGPSGCGKSTFLRTLNRMHEVTPGGRVEGKVLLDDENLYAKDVDPVAVRRTVGMVFQRPNPFPTMSIFDNVAAGLRLNGTYKKNQLAEIVERSLRGANLWNEVKDRLNKPGSGLSGGQQQRLCIARAIAVEPDVLLMDEPCSALDPISTLAIEDLIGELKERFTIVIVTHNMQQAARVSDRTAFFNLSAVGQPGKLIEIDDTERIFANPSVQATEDYISGRFG, encoded by the coding sequence ATGGCCAAGCGAATCGACGTATCGGGTCTGACCGCCTACTACGGCTCCCACAAGGCGATCGACGACATCTCCATGACCGTGGAGCCCCGCTCGGTGACCGCCTTCATCGGCCCGTCCGGCTGCGGAAAGTCCACCTTCCTGCGCACCCTGAACCGTATGCACGAGGTCACCCCCGGTGGCCGCGTCGAGGGCAAGGTGCTGCTGGACGACGAGAACCTGTACGCCAAGGACGTCGACCCGGTCGCCGTGCGCCGCACGGTCGGCATGGTCTTCCAGCGGCCCAACCCCTTCCCCACGATGTCGATCTTCGACAACGTCGCGGCGGGCCTGCGGCTGAACGGCACCTACAAGAAGAACCAGCTGGCGGAGATCGTCGAGCGCTCCCTACGGGGAGCCAACCTCTGGAACGAGGTCAAGGACCGGCTCAACAAGCCCGGCTCCGGCCTGTCCGGCGGCCAGCAGCAGCGCCTGTGCATCGCGCGCGCGATCGCGGTCGAGCCGGACGTACTGCTGATGGACGAGCCGTGCTCGGCGCTCGACCCGATCTCGACCCTCGCGATCGAGGACCTGATCGGCGAACTGAAGGAGCGCTTCACGATCGTCATCGTGACGCACAACATGCAGCAGGCGGCGCGCGTCTCCGACCGCACGGCGTTCTTCAACCTCTCGGCGGTCGGCCAGCCCGGCAAGCTGATCGAGATCGACGACACCGAGCGGATCTTCGCGAACCCGTCCGTCCAGGCGACCGAGGACTACATCTCCGGTCGCTTCGGCTGA
- the pstA gene encoding phosphate ABC transporter permease PstA, whose protein sequence is MSQLVQDKRPVATVRSGPLSHARLPRWAPAAIAAGSIAAGCGIGLAAGWQSRVQWGMIAALVFVLATYVITTKVENSRQAKDRVATSLVWVCFVLAVVPLFSLAWVTITKGMEVVDGYFLGHSMNGVLDAEPGGGIYHALLGTIEQVLIAAVIAAPIGLLTAIYLVEYGRGKLAKAVTFFVDVMTGIPSIVAGLFVLATWNLMLGFGPSGFAGGLALAILMMPVVVRSTEEMLKLVPNELREASLALGVPKWRTILKVVLPTAIGGITTGVMLAVARVTGETAPVLLLVFGTKLINPNPFEGAQSSLPLYVYEQYSVGTDASFARAWGAALVLIAFVMILNLVARGIARWKAPKTGK, encoded by the coding sequence ATGAGCCAGCTCGTCCAGGACAAGCGTCCGGTTGCCACCGTACGCAGCGGTCCGCTCTCCCACGCCCGCCTCCCGCGCTGGGCCCCGGCAGCCATCGCGGCGGGCTCCATCGCCGCAGGCTGCGGCATCGGCCTGGCGGCCGGCTGGCAGAGCCGCGTCCAGTGGGGCATGATCGCCGCCCTCGTCTTCGTCCTCGCCACCTACGTGATCACCACGAAGGTGGAGAACTCCCGCCAGGCCAAGGACCGCGTCGCCACCAGCCTCGTCTGGGTGTGCTTCGTACTCGCCGTCGTGCCGCTGTTCTCGCTGGCCTGGGTCACGATCACCAAGGGCATGGAGGTGGTCGACGGCTACTTCCTCGGCCACTCCATGAACGGCGTCCTCGACGCCGAGCCCGGCGGCGGCATCTACCACGCACTGCTCGGCACGATCGAGCAGGTTCTCATCGCCGCGGTCATCGCCGCCCCGATCGGCCTGCTCACCGCCATCTACCTCGTCGAGTACGGGCGCGGGAAGCTGGCCAAGGCCGTCACCTTCTTCGTCGACGTCATGACCGGCATCCCCTCCATCGTCGCGGGCCTGTTCGTCCTCGCCACCTGGAACCTGATGCTCGGCTTCGGCCCCTCCGGCTTCGCCGGCGGTCTCGCGCTCGCCATCCTGATGATGCCGGTGGTCGTCCGCTCCACCGAGGAAATGCTGAAGCTGGTCCCGAACGAGCTGCGCGAAGCCTCACTCGCCCTGGGCGTACCGAAGTGGCGGACCATCCTGAAGGTGGTCCTGCCCACCGCGATCGGTGGCATCACCACCGGCGTGATGCTCGCCGTCGCGCGTGTCACCGGTGAGACCGCTCCGGTACTGCTCCTCGTTTTCGGCACGAAGCTGATCAACCCGAACCCCTTCGAAGGCGCCCAGTCCTCCCTGCCGCTGTACGTGTACGAGCAGTACTCCGTCGGCACCGACGCCTCGTTCGCGCGCGCCTGGGGCGCCGCCCTGGTTCTGATCGCCTTCGTCATGATCCTCAACCTGGTGGCCCGCGGCATCGCCCGCTGGAAGGCCCCGAAGACCGGAAAGTAG
- the pstC gene encoding phosphate ABC transporter permease subunit PstC has protein sequence MDTATTASAPPPRAPQQTGTTRGKPRPGDRIFLGLSRGAGISLLVIMAAIAGFLAYRAGIAISKDDANFLTTSEWNPAGDPPVFGIAVLAFGTVVSSVIAMVIAVPVAIGIALFISHYAPRKIATPLAYVVDLLAAVPSIIYGLWGAIFLVPYLDGLNSWLNEYLGWTYIFEKTGEGVARNLFTVGILLAIMILPIITNVTREVFLQVPKMHEEAALALGATRWEVIRMSVLPFGRSGIISASMLGLGRALGETMAVAVVLSPSFIISGHLLDPGGGTFAQNIAAKFNEADEFGRDALIASGLVLFVITLLVNGAARAIIARRKEYSGANA, from the coding sequence ATGGATACAGCAACCACCGCATCAGCCCCACCGCCCCGTGCCCCGCAGCAAACGGGCACCACCCGCGGCAAGCCCCGACCCGGCGACCGCATATTCCTGGGCCTGTCCCGGGGAGCAGGCATTTCGCTCCTGGTCATCATGGCCGCGATCGCGGGATTCCTCGCGTACCGCGCGGGCATCGCCATCTCGAAGGACGACGCCAACTTCCTGACCACGTCCGAGTGGAACCCGGCCGGTGACCCGCCGGTCTTCGGCATCGCCGTACTCGCCTTCGGCACCGTCGTCAGCTCGGTCATCGCGATGGTCATCGCCGTGCCGGTCGCCATCGGCATCGCACTGTTCATCTCGCACTACGCGCCGCGGAAGATCGCCACGCCGCTCGCGTACGTCGTCGACCTGCTCGCAGCCGTTCCCAGCATCATCTACGGCCTCTGGGGCGCCATCTTCCTGGTCCCCTACCTCGACGGCCTGAACAGTTGGCTCAACGAGTACCTCGGCTGGACGTACATCTTCGAGAAGACCGGCGAAGGCGTCGCCCGCAACCTGTTCACCGTGGGCATCCTGCTCGCGATCATGATCCTGCCGATCATCACCAACGTCACCCGCGAGGTCTTCCTCCAGGTGCCGAAGATGCACGAAGAGGCCGCCCTGGCGCTCGGCGCCACCCGCTGGGAGGTCATCCGGATGTCGGTGCTGCCCTTCGGCCGCTCCGGCATCATCAGCGCCTCCATGCTGGGCCTCGGCCGTGCCCTCGGCGAGACGATGGCCGTCGCCGTCGTCCTGTCGCCGAGCTTCATCATCTCCGGGCACCTGCTCGACCCGGGCGGCGGCACCTTCGCCCAGAACATCGCCGCGAAGTTCAACGAGGCGGACGAATTCGGCCGCGACGCCCTGATCGCCTCCGGCCTCGTCCTGTTCGTGATCACCCTGCTGGTCAACGGAGCGGCCCGCGCGATCATCGCCCGCCGCAAGGAGTACTCGGGGGCCAACGCATGA
- the pstS gene encoding phosphate ABC transporter substrate-binding protein PstS has protein sequence MKLQRKNGLRATALGALAISGALVLTACGSDDNTATGSDGGDKTNAASNIKCDEAKGQILAAGSSAQKNAMDLWVKNFQAACSGVEVNYQPIGSGGGITKFTQGQVAFAGSDSALKPEEVEESKKICKGGQGINLPMVGGPVAIGYNLEGVDDLVLDSATIAKIFDSKITKWNDPAIAKLNPDAKLPSSSIQAFHRSDESGTTQNLHKYLSEAAPADWKHDPKSKSWLAPGGQAANGSSGVAAQVKQTQGSIGYFELSYATSQSISTVKLDTGAAAPVEATSENASKAIAAAKVKGTGKDLALSLDYKTKAEGAYPIILVTYEIACDKGNKAETLPTLKAFLNYTASDEGQKVLTDAGYAPLPAEIAAKVREIVPTLS, from the coding sequence GTGAAGCTTCAGCGCAAGAACGGGCTTCGCGCCACCGCGCTCGGCGCCCTCGCGATCTCCGGCGCCCTGGTCCTCACGGCGTGTGGCTCGGACGACAACACGGCCACCGGCTCCGACGGCGGCGACAAGACCAACGCCGCGTCGAACATCAAGTGCGACGAGGCCAAGGGCCAGATCCTCGCGGCCGGCTCGAGCGCGCAGAAGAACGCCATGGACCTGTGGGTGAAGAACTTCCAGGCCGCCTGTTCCGGCGTCGAGGTCAACTACCAGCCCATCGGCTCCGGTGGCGGTATCACCAAGTTCACCCAGGGCCAGGTCGCCTTCGCCGGCTCCGACTCCGCGCTGAAGCCGGAAGAGGTCGAGGAGTCGAAGAAGATCTGCAAGGGCGGCCAGGGGATCAACCTCCCGATGGTCGGCGGCCCCGTCGCGATCGGCTACAACCTGGAGGGCGTGGACGACCTCGTCCTCGACTCCGCGACCATCGCGAAGATCTTCGACTCGAAGATCACCAAGTGGAACGACCCGGCCATCGCGAAGCTCAACCCCGACGCGAAGCTGCCGAGCTCCTCCATCCAGGCCTTCCACCGCTCCGACGAGTCGGGCACCACGCAGAACCTGCACAAGTACCTCAGCGAGGCCGCCCCGGCCGACTGGAAGCACGACCCCAAGTCGAAGTCGTGGCTGGCCCCCGGCGGCCAGGCCGCCAACGGTTCCTCGGGTGTCGCCGCCCAGGTGAAGCAGACGCAGGGCTCGATCGGCTACTTCGAGCTGTCGTACGCGACCTCGCAGTCGATCTCCACCGTCAAGCTGGACACCGGTGCCGCCGCCCCGGTCGAGGCGACGAGCGAGAACGCCTCCAAGGCCATCGCCGCCGCCAAGGTCAAGGGCACCGGCAAGGACCTGGCCCTGTCCCTCGACTACAAGACCAAGGCCGAGGGCGCCTACCCGATCATCCTCGTGACGTACGAGATCGCCTGCGACAAGGGCAACAAGGCGGAGACCCTGCCGACCCTGAAGGCGTTCCTCAACTACACCGCGAGCGACGAGGGCCAGAAGGTCCTCACGGATGCCGGCTACGCGCCGCTGCCCGCCGAGATCGCGGCCAAGGTCCGCGAGATCGTCCCCACCCTGTCCTGA
- a CDS encoding NUDIX hydrolase: MNGGATVLAAGCVLWRRAPRRDGGIEICLVHRPKYDDWSHPKGKLKPGEDTLAAALREVLEETGHRCVPGARLPTVRYLTGGRSKQVFYWAAEATSGSFAAGDEVDAIVWLPPSAARTRLTQPRDRELVDALLEALHTT, encoded by the coding sequence ATGAACGGCGGGGCCACCGTGCTCGCCGCGGGGTGCGTGCTCTGGCGCCGCGCCCCGCGCCGGGACGGCGGCATCGAGATCTGCCTGGTGCACCGCCCCAAGTACGACGACTGGTCGCACCCGAAGGGCAAGCTCAAGCCCGGCGAGGACACCCTCGCCGCCGCCCTGCGCGAGGTGCTGGAGGAGACCGGCCACCGCTGCGTCCCCGGCGCCCGACTCCCCACCGTCCGATACCTCACGGGCGGCCGGTCCAAGCAGGTCTTCTACTGGGCCGCCGAGGCGACCAGCGGTTCCTTCGCCGCCGGCGACGAGGTCGACGCCATCGTGTGGCTGCCGCCCTCCGCGGCGCGGACCCGGCTCACCCAGCCCCGCGACCGCGAACTGGTCGACGCACTCCTCGAAGCGCTTCACACAACGTGA
- a CDS encoding CHAD domain-containing protein — translation MHSPEPSRRNTVLAGTAGEAVAHYLHAQAGDFLRSLRRHGESGAETAAVADAARSLRAASRRISGTLHTFRPLLDPPWADGLRTELAWLSTTLAQEHACTSRLSRLLDALSRLSGTAPLPPARGESLPLYGSTAHNGSLGGESGPHPPAEAPAAAHLPTGPADSGDADGHAVRDGAPGALAAGTADTAPAALADSAGTDHGTPAAGERPASRGVRATVTTAAADRAGRTAGSPSGNGALAVGAARAAALLERQLTLARTRAHSGALQALGSSRFHAVADAVALLASELPLGPAAAGPAAETLALRAEAAERRLLAAVAELPLRRAAHPYNAEALFSGLAAAPAGEAQDAPWHDVRRLLRLHRYAQEVLHPGTDPVLCHAGILLDRHRDAAEAAAAAATAARTPRIAPATAYALGVLHADQRHEVEAARFAFQQEWRHATTAVTAP, via the coding sequence GTGCACAGCCCTGAACCTTCCCGGCGGAACACCGTCCTCGCGGGCACGGCGGGCGAGGCGGTGGCCCACTACCTCCATGCCCAGGCCGGCGACTTCCTGCGCAGTCTGCGCCGGCACGGCGAGAGCGGCGCGGAGACGGCGGCGGTCGCGGACGCGGCCCGCTCGCTGCGGGCCGCGTCCCGCCGCATCAGCGGGACGCTCCACACGTTCCGCCCGCTGCTCGACCCGCCCTGGGCGGACGGCCTGCGCACGGAGTTGGCGTGGCTGTCCACGACCCTGGCCCAGGAGCACGCGTGCACCTCACGCCTGTCCCGCTTGCTGGACGCCCTGTCCCGCCTTTCGGGCACGGCCCCGTTGCCGCCGGCCCGCGGCGAGAGCCTGCCGCTGTACGGCTCCACGGCGCACAACGGTTCGCTCGGGGGCGAGTCCGGTCCCCACCCCCCGGCCGAAGCCCCGGCTGCTGCGCACCTCCCGACGGGCCCCGCCGACTCCGGCGACGCGGACGGCCACGCCGTGCGTGACGGGGCACCGGGCGCCCTCGCCGCCGGCACGGCTGACACGGCACCGGCCGCGCTCGCGGACAGCGCCGGCACGGACCACGGGACGCCTGCGGCCGGCGAACGTCCGGCCTCCCGCGGCGTCCGCGCCACGGTGACCACAGCGGCGGCGGACCGCGCCGGACGTACGGCCGGCTCCCCCTCCGGCAACGGCGCGCTCGCCGTAGGGGCCGCCCGCGCCGCGGCGCTGCTGGAGCGGCAACTCACCCTCGCGCGGACCCGCGCCCACTCCGGCGCACTCCAGGCACTCGGCTCCTCCCGCTTCCACGCGGTCGCCGACGCCGTCGCTCTACTGGCCTCCGAGCTCCCTCTCGGCCCCGCGGCCGCCGGTCCGGCAGCCGAGACCCTGGCGCTGCGCGCGGAGGCCGCCGAGCGACGGCTGCTGGCGGCGGTCGCCGAACTGCCGCTGCGCAGGGCGGCCCACCCGTACAACGCGGAGGCGCTGTTCAGCGGCCTCGCCGCGGCTCCCGCCGGTGAGGCGCAGGACGCCCCCTGGCACGACGTCCGCAGACTGCTGCGGCTGCACCGCTACGCGCAGGAGGTGCTGCACCCCGGCACCGACCCCGTCCTGTGTCACGCGGGCATCCTGCTCGACCGGCACCGCGACGCGGCGGAAGCGGCAGCCGCAGCGGCCACGGCCGCCCGCACCCCGCGCATCGCCCCGGCCACCGCGTACGCCCTCGGCGTGCTCCACGCCGACCAGCGGCACGAGGTCGAGGCGGCCAGGTTCGCCTTCCAGCAGGAATGGCGGCACGCCACTACGGCGGTCACGGCGCCATGA